One genomic window of Choloepus didactylus isolate mChoDid1 chromosome 27, mChoDid1.pri, whole genome shotgun sequence includes the following:
- the CIC gene encoding protein capicua homolog isoform X7, whose amino-acid sequence MYSAHRPLVPASGAASRGLGMFVWTNVEPRSVAVFPWHSLVPFLAPSQPDPSVQPSEAQQPASHPVASNQSKEPAESAAVAHEQPLGGTGNADPGRPPGATCPESPGPGPPHTLGVVETGKGPTPTTEEDIPGPPGEPRLDSETESDHDDAFLSVLSPEIQLPLPPGKRRTQSLSALPKERDSSSEKDGRSPNKREKDHIRRPMNAFMIFSKRHRALVHQRHPNQDNRTVSKILGEWWYALGPKEKQKYHDLAFQVKEAHFKAHPDWKWCNKDRKKSSSEAKPPSLGLAGGHKETRERSMSETGTAAAPGVSSELLSMAAQTLLSSEPKAPGSGSCGAERLHTVGGPSSARPRAFSHSGVHSLDSGEADSQALQELTQMVSGPASYSGPKPSTQYGAPGPFAAPGEGGSLAASGRPPLLPTRASRSQRTASEDMTSDEERMVICEEEGDDDVIADDGFSTTDIDLKCKERVTDSESGDSSGEDPEGSKGFGWKVFSPVIRSSFAHCRPSLDPEPPGPADPPAAFGKGYGPTPPPLSSSSPATASPSVATSFSLGPGSFKAQESGQPSPVGPLRPPPPAAGGPATPSKTTRFLPADPATFRRKRPESMGSLEPPGPSVIAAPPSGGGSILQTLVLPSNKEEREGSGARMPSAPSLAFGAPAGPLSRPAATMVTNVVRPVSSTPVPIASKPFPTSGRAEASPNDAAGARTETGPGARGAGGSPLGVSLVYSDKKSAASASPAPHLVAGPLLGTVGKAPATVTNLLVGTPGYGPSAPPAVQFIAQGTPGSGATAGSGAGAGSGPNGPVPLGILQPGALGKAGGITQVQYILPTLPQQLQVAPAPAPGTKAAVSSGPAPTAGIRFTLPPGASTNGKVLAATAPTPGIPILQSVPSAPPSKAQSVSPVQAPPPGGSAQLLPGKVLVPLAAPGMSVRGGGAGQPLPLVSPPFSVPVQNGAQPPSKIIQLTPVPVSTPSGLVPPLSPATLPGPTSQPQKVLLPSSTRITYVQSAGGHALPLGTSPTSSQAGTVSSYGPTSSVALGFTSLGPSGPAFVQPLLSAGQAPLLAPGQVGVSPVPSPQLPPTCAAPGGPVITAFYPGSPAPTSSAPLAQPSQAPPGLVYTVAASTTSPATILPKGPPAPATATAAPTSPFPSATAGSMTYSLVAPKVQRPPPKAPQKVKAAIASIPVGSFEAGAPGRPGPAPRQPLEPGPACEPTAPESELEGQPTTPAPPPASETWTPAAQSSPPPPPAEERTGSKGPETAASKFPSSSSDWRVPGLGLESRGEPPTPPSPAPAAAPAPGSSSEGGSGRAAGEPPERKEAAGTGKKLKVRPPPLKKTFDSVDKVLSEVDFEERFAELPEFRPEEVLPSPTLQSLATSPRAILGSYRKKRKNSTDLDSAPEDPTSPKRKMRRRSSCSSEPNTPKSAKCEGDIFTFDRTGTEAEDVLGELEYEKVPYSSLRRTLDQRRALVMQLFQDHGFFPSAQATAAFQARYADIFPSKVCLQLKIREVRQKIMQAATPTEQPPGAEAPLPGPPPTGTAAAPVPTPSPAGGPDPTSPGSDSGTAPVAPSLPPPPELGSGQPGWEGAPQPSPPPAGPSTAATGR is encoded by the exons ATGTACTCGGCCCACAGGCCCCTGGTGCCCGCGTCCGGCGCGGCCTCCCGTGGCCTCGGGATGTTCG TGTGGACGAATGTGGAACCTCGTTCTGTGGCCGTGTTTCCCTGGCACTCCTTAGTCCCCTTCCTGGCCCCCAGCCAGCCTGACCCCTCCGTGCAGCCAAGTGAGGCCCAGCAACCTGCCAGCCACCCTGTGGCCTCCAACCAGAGCAAAG AACCTGCTGAATCAGCAGCTGTTGCTCATGAGCAGCCACTGGGCGGGACAGGGAATGCTGATCCTGGGCGGCCCCCTGGAGCCACATGCCCTGAGAGTCCGGGACCTGGACCCCCTCACACTTTGGGGGTGGTGGAAACTGGCAAGGGTCCCACACCCACTACTGAGGAGGATATCCCCGGACCCCCAGGAGAGCCCCGGCTGGACAGTGAGACAGAGAGTGATCATGATGATGC CTTTCTCTCCGTCCTGTCTCCTGAGATCCAGTTGCCTCTGCCACCTGGAAAACGCCGGACCCAGTCCCTCAGTGCCCTGCCCAAGGAACGGGACTCATCTTCTGAGAAGGATGGACGCAGCCCCAACAAG CGGGAGAAAGACCATATCCGGCGACCCATGAACGCCTTCATGATCTTCAGTAAGCGGCACCGTGCCCTGGTCCACCAGCGTCACCCCAACCAGGACAACCGGACCGTCAGCAAGATCCTGGGCGAGTGGTGGTATGCCCTCGGGCCCAAGGAGAAGCAGAAGTACCATGATCTGGCCTTCCAG GTGAAGGAGGCCCACTTCAAGGCCCACCCAGACTGGAAGTGGTGCAACAAGGACCGGAAGAAGTCCAGCTCAGAAGCCAAGCCTCCGAGCCTGGGGCTGGCAGGAGGGCACAAGGAGACGCGGGAGCGGAGCATGTCAGAGACAGGCACGGCTGCCGCCCCTGGAG TGTCCTCAGAGCTCCTGTCCATGGCAGCCCAGACACTCTTGAGCTCGGAACCCAAGGCTCCAGGGAGTGGCTCCTGTGGGGCAGAACGGCTGCACACAGTCGGGGGACCCAGCTCAGCCCGGCCCCGAGCCTTCTCCCACAGTGGGGTGCACAGCTTGGACAGCGGGGAAGCAGACAGCCAAGCACTGCAGGAACTGACTCAG ATGGTGTCCGGCCCTGCATCCTACTCTGGCCCAAAGCCTTCCACCCAGTATGGGGCTCCAGGCCCCTTTGCAGCCCCCGGCGAGGGGGGTTCCCTGGCGGCCAGTGGGCGGCCCCCACTGCTGCCCACCCGAGCTTCTCGTTCCCAACGCACAGCCAGTGAGGACATGACCAGTGATGAGGAACGCATGGTCATCTGTGAGGAGGAAGGGGACGACGATGTCATTG CTGACGATGGCTTCAGCACCACTGACATTGATCTCAAGTGCAAGGAGAGGGTGACCGACAGCGAGAGTGGCGACAGCTCCGGGGAGGACCCAGAGGGCAGTAAG GGCTTTGGCTGGAAGGTGTTCTCGCCTGTGATCCGTTCCTCTTTTGCCCACTGTCGTCCGTCACTGGACCCCGAGCCCCCGGGGCCCGCAGATCCACCTGCTGCCTTTGGCAAAGGCTACGGCCCCACTCCACCCCCTTTGTCCTCGTCCTCACCTGCCACTGCCTCACCCTCTGTGGCCACCTCCTTCTCACTGGGCCCAGGAAGCTTCAAGGCCCAGGAGTCAGGTCAGCCCAGCCCAGTGGGCCCATTGCGTCCACCACCCCCTGCAGCTGGAGGCCCAGCGACACCTTCCAAGACCACCCGGTTCCTCCCAGCGGATCCTGCCACCTTCCGGCGCAAGAGACCTGAGAGCATGGGGAGTCTGGAGCCACCAGGCCCCTCAGTCATTGCAGCACCTCCCAGCGGGGGAGGGAGCATCCTGCAGACCCTGGTCCTGCCCTCAAACAAGGAGGAGCGGGAGGGCAGTGGGGCCCGCATGCCCTCGGCCCCATCGCTGGCTTTCGGGGCCCCAGCAGGCCCCCTGTCTCGTCCAGCTGCCACCATGGTCACCAATGTGGTGCGGCCTGTCAGCAGCACTCCTGTGCCCATTGCCTCAAAGCCCTTTCCCACCTCTGGCCGGGCTGAGGCCTCCCCAAATGATGCAGCAGGGGCAAGGACTGAGACGGGCCCAGGGGCCCGGGGAGCTGGGGGCTCTCCGCTGGGCGTCAGCTTAGTGTACTCGGACAAGAAGTCAGCAGCGTCTGCCTCACCAGCCCCACACCTGGTGGCTGGGCCCTTACTGGGCACTGTAGGGAAGGCACCTGCCACCGTCACCAACTTGCTGGTGGGCACCCCAGGCTATGGGCCCTCTGCACCCCCTGCCGTCCAGTTCATTGCCCAGGGAACTCCTGGCAGTGGAGCCACTGCGGGCTCAGGAGCAGGTGCTGGGAGTGGCCCAAATGGGCCAGTGCCTTTGGGCATCCTGCAGCCAGGTGCCCTGGGCAAGGCTGGTGGCATCACCCAGGTGCAGTACATCCTGCCCACGCTGCCCCAGCAGCTTCAGGTGGCACCTGCACCTGCCCCTGGGACCAAGGCAGCGGTTTCCAGCGGCCCTGCACCCACCGCCGGCATCCGTTTCACCCTCCCACCGGGCGCCTCCACCAACGGCAAGGTCCTGGCTGCCACTGCACCCACTCCTGGCATCCCCATCCTGCAGTCTGTGCCCTCCGCCCCACCCTCCAAAG CCCAGTCGGTTTCTCCCGtgcaggccccgcccccgggtGGCTCCGCCCAGCTGCTGCCAGGGAAGGTACTAGTGCCTCTGGCGGCCCCTGGCATGTCGGTGCGGGGTGGAGGGGCCGGCCAGCCACTGCCCCTGGTGAGCCCACCCTTCTCAGTACCAGTGCAGAATGGTGCCCAGCCACCCAGCAAG ATCATCCAGCTGACCCCTGTGCCTGTGAGCACACCCAGCGGCCTGGTGCCGCCCCTCAGCCCAGCCACGCTGCCTGGACCCACCTCTCAGCCCCAGAAGGTCCTGCTGCCTTCCTCCACCAG AATCACCTATGTGCAGTCAGCAGGCGGGCATGCACTGCCCCTGGGCACCAGCCCTACGTCCAGCCAGGCTGGAACGGTCTCCTCATATGGGCCCACAAGCTCGGTAGCCCTTGGCTTCACCTCACTGGGGCCCAGCGGCCCCGCCTTCGTGCAGCCCCTGCTGTCAG CAGGCCAAGCCCCACTGTTGGCTCCTGGCCAGGTGGGCGTGTCACCTGTGCCCAGTCCCCAGCTTCCTCCCACATGTGCAGCCCCTGGAGGTCCCGTCATCACAGCATTTTACCCCGGCAGCCCTGCACCCACCTCCTCAGCACCCCTGGCCCAGCCATCCCAGGCACCCCCAGGCCTGGTCTACACTGTGGCTGCCAGCACCACCTCACCTGCCACCATCCTGCCCAAGGGCCCACCGGCCCCCGCCACTGCCACCGCAGCCCCCACCAGCCCCTTCCCTAGTGCCACAG CAGGCTCCATGACCTACAGCTTAGTGGCTCCCAAGGTCCAGCGGCCACCCCCCAAGGCCCCCCAGAAAGTGAAGGCAGCCATTGCCAGCATTCCCGTGGGCTCCTTTGAGGCAGGTGCCCCTGGGCGGCCTGGCCCTGCACCCCGGCAGCCCCTGGAGCCTGGCCCAGCCTGCGAGCCAACAGCCCCAGAGTCTGAGCTGGAGGGGCAGCCTACAACACCAGCCCCCCCACCAGCCTCGGAAACCTGGACTCCTGCGGCCCAGAGCAGCCCACCACCCCCACCTGCGGAGGAGCGGACGGGCTCTAAGGGCCCTGAGACGGCG GCCAGCAAATTCCCCAGCTCCTCTTCAGACTGGCGCGTCCCTGGGCTGGGCCTGGAGAGCCGGGGGGAgcctcccacccctcccagcccagccccagctgcagccccagcccctggcagcagCAGCGAGGGCGGCAGCGGGAGGGCAGCTGGGGAGCCCCCTGAGCGCAAGGAGGCTGCTGGTACCGGCAAGAAGCTGAAGGTGCGGCCCCCGCCCCTGAAGAAGACCTTTGACTCTGTGGACAA GGTCCTGTCTGAGGTGGACTTCGAGGAGCGCTTTGCTGAGCTGCCTGAATTTCGGCCTGAGGAGGTGCTGCCCTCGCCCACCCTGCAGTCTTTGGCCACCTCGCCCCGGGCCATCCTGGGCTCCTATCGCAAGAAGCGGAAGAACTCCACTG ACCTAGACTCGGCCCCTGAGGACCCCACCTCGCCCAAGCGCAAGATGAGGAGACGCTCCAGCTGCAGCTCGGAGCCCAACACCCCCAAGAGCGCCAAGTGTGAGGGGGACATCTTCACCTTCGACCGGACAG GTACAGAAGCGGAGGATGTGCTTGGGGAGCTGGAATACGAGAAGGTGCCATACTCCTCGCTGCGGCGCACCCTGGACCAGCGCCGGGCCCTAGTCATGCAGCTCTTCCAGGACCACGGCTTCTTCCCTTCAG cccaggccacGGCAGCCTTCCAGGCCCGCTACGCAGACATCTTCCCCTCCAAGGTTTGTCTGCAGCTGAAGATCCGCGAGGTGCGCCAAAAGATCATGCAGGCGGCCACTCCCACGGAGCAGCCACCCGGAGCTGAGGCCCCCCTCCCCGGACCGCCCCCTACTGGCACCGCTGCTGCCCCTGTCCCGACTCCCAGCCCTGCTGGGGGCCCTGACCCCACTTCACCTGGCTCGGACTCTGGCACGGCCCCAGTCGCCCCGTCACTGCCTCCCCCCCCAGAGCTGGGGTCTGGACAGCCTGGCTGGGAGGGggccccccagccctccccaccaCCCGCTGGCCCCTCCACAGCTGCCACAGGCAGGTGA
- the CIC gene encoding protein capicua homolog isoform X6, which yields MYSAHRPLVPASGAASRGLGMFVWTNVEPRSVAVFPWHSLVPFLAPSQPDPSVQPSEAQQPASHPVASNQSKEPAESAAVAHEQPLGGTGNADPGRPPGATCPESPGPGPPHTLGVVETGKGPTPTTEEDIPGPPGEPRLDSETESDHDDAFLSVLSPEIQLPLPPGKRRTQSLSALPKERDSSSEKDGRSPNKREKDHIRRPMNAFMIFSKRHRALVHQRHPNQDNRTVSKILGEWWYALGPKEKQKYHDLAFQVKEAHFKAHPDWKWCNKDRKKSSSEAKPPSLGLAGGHKETRERSMSETGTAAAPGVSSELLSMAAQTLLSSEPKAPGSGSCGAERLHTVGGPSSARPRAFSHSGVHSLDSGEADSQALQELTQMVSGPASYSGPKPSTQYGAPGPFAAPGEGGSLAASGRPPLLPTRASRSQRTASEDMTSDEERMVICEEEGDDDVIADDGFSTTDIDLKCKERVTDSESGDSSGEDPEGSKGFGWKVFSPVIRSSFAHCRPSLDPEPPGPADPPAAFGKGYGPTPPPLSSSSPATASPSVATSFSLGPGSFKAQESGQPSPVGPLRPPPPAAGGPATPSKTTRFLPADPATFRRKRPESMGSLEPPGPSVIAAPPSGGGSILQTLVLPSNKEEREGSGARMPSAPSLAFGAPAGPLSRPAATMVTNVVRPVSSTPVPIASKPFPTSGRAEASPNDAAGARTETGPGARGAGGSPLGVSLVYSDKKSAASASPAPHLVAGPLLGTVGKAPATVTNLLVGTPGYGPSAPPAVQFIAQGTPGSGATAGSGAGAGSGPNGPVPLGILQPGALGKAGGITQVQYILPTLPQQLQVAPAPAPGTKAAVSSGPAPTAGIRFTLPPGASTNGKVLAATAPTPGIPILQSVPSAPPSKAQSVSPVQAPPPGGSAQLLPGKVLVPLAAPGMSVRGGGAGQPLPLVSPPFSVPVQNGAQPPSKIIQLTPVPVSTPSGLVPPLSPATLPGPTSQPQKVLLPSSTRITYVQSAGGHALPLGTSPTSSQAGTVSSYGPTSSVALGFTSLGPSGPAFVQPLLSAGQAPLLAPGQVGVSPVPSPQLPPTCAAPGGPVITAFYPGSPAPTSSAPLAQPSQAPPGLVYTVAASTTSPATILPKGPPAPATATAAPTSPFPSATAGSMTYSLVAPKVQRPPPKAPQKVKAAIASIPVGSFEAGAPGRPGPAPRQPLEPGPACEPTAPESELEGQPTTPAPPPASETWTPAAQSSPPPPPAEERTGSKGPETAASKFPSSSSDWRVPGLGLESRGEPPTPPSPAPAAAPAPGSSSEGGSGRAAGEPPERKEAAGTGKKLKVRPPPLKKTFDSVDNRVLSEVDFEERFAELPEFRPEEVLPSPTLQSLATSPRAILGSYRKKRKNSTDLDSAPEDPTSPKRKMRRRSSCSSEPNTPKSAKCEGDIFTFDRTGTEAEDVLGELEYEKVPYSSLRRTLDQRRALVMQLFQDHGFFPSAQATAAFQARYADIFPSKVCLQLKIREVRQKIMQAATPTEQPPGAEAPLPGPPPTGTAAAPVPTPSPAGGPDPTSPGSDSGTAPVAPSLPPPPELGSGQPGWEGAPQPSPPPAGPSTAATGR from the exons ATGTACTCGGCCCACAGGCCCCTGGTGCCCGCGTCCGGCGCGGCCTCCCGTGGCCTCGGGATGTTCG TGTGGACGAATGTGGAACCTCGTTCTGTGGCCGTGTTTCCCTGGCACTCCTTAGTCCCCTTCCTGGCCCCCAGCCAGCCTGACCCCTCCGTGCAGCCAAGTGAGGCCCAGCAACCTGCCAGCCACCCTGTGGCCTCCAACCAGAGCAAAG AACCTGCTGAATCAGCAGCTGTTGCTCATGAGCAGCCACTGGGCGGGACAGGGAATGCTGATCCTGGGCGGCCCCCTGGAGCCACATGCCCTGAGAGTCCGGGACCTGGACCCCCTCACACTTTGGGGGTGGTGGAAACTGGCAAGGGTCCCACACCCACTACTGAGGAGGATATCCCCGGACCCCCAGGAGAGCCCCGGCTGGACAGTGAGACAGAGAGTGATCATGATGATGC CTTTCTCTCCGTCCTGTCTCCTGAGATCCAGTTGCCTCTGCCACCTGGAAAACGCCGGACCCAGTCCCTCAGTGCCCTGCCCAAGGAACGGGACTCATCTTCTGAGAAGGATGGACGCAGCCCCAACAAG CGGGAGAAAGACCATATCCGGCGACCCATGAACGCCTTCATGATCTTCAGTAAGCGGCACCGTGCCCTGGTCCACCAGCGTCACCCCAACCAGGACAACCGGACCGTCAGCAAGATCCTGGGCGAGTGGTGGTATGCCCTCGGGCCCAAGGAGAAGCAGAAGTACCATGATCTGGCCTTCCAG GTGAAGGAGGCCCACTTCAAGGCCCACCCAGACTGGAAGTGGTGCAACAAGGACCGGAAGAAGTCCAGCTCAGAAGCCAAGCCTCCGAGCCTGGGGCTGGCAGGAGGGCACAAGGAGACGCGGGAGCGGAGCATGTCAGAGACAGGCACGGCTGCCGCCCCTGGAG TGTCCTCAGAGCTCCTGTCCATGGCAGCCCAGACACTCTTGAGCTCGGAACCCAAGGCTCCAGGGAGTGGCTCCTGTGGGGCAGAACGGCTGCACACAGTCGGGGGACCCAGCTCAGCCCGGCCCCGAGCCTTCTCCCACAGTGGGGTGCACAGCTTGGACAGCGGGGAAGCAGACAGCCAAGCACTGCAGGAACTGACTCAG ATGGTGTCCGGCCCTGCATCCTACTCTGGCCCAAAGCCTTCCACCCAGTATGGGGCTCCAGGCCCCTTTGCAGCCCCCGGCGAGGGGGGTTCCCTGGCGGCCAGTGGGCGGCCCCCACTGCTGCCCACCCGAGCTTCTCGTTCCCAACGCACAGCCAGTGAGGACATGACCAGTGATGAGGAACGCATGGTCATCTGTGAGGAGGAAGGGGACGACGATGTCATTG CTGACGATGGCTTCAGCACCACTGACATTGATCTCAAGTGCAAGGAGAGGGTGACCGACAGCGAGAGTGGCGACAGCTCCGGGGAGGACCCAGAGGGCAGTAAG GGCTTTGGCTGGAAGGTGTTCTCGCCTGTGATCCGTTCCTCTTTTGCCCACTGTCGTCCGTCACTGGACCCCGAGCCCCCGGGGCCCGCAGATCCACCTGCTGCCTTTGGCAAAGGCTACGGCCCCACTCCACCCCCTTTGTCCTCGTCCTCACCTGCCACTGCCTCACCCTCTGTGGCCACCTCCTTCTCACTGGGCCCAGGAAGCTTCAAGGCCCAGGAGTCAGGTCAGCCCAGCCCAGTGGGCCCATTGCGTCCACCACCCCCTGCAGCTGGAGGCCCAGCGACACCTTCCAAGACCACCCGGTTCCTCCCAGCGGATCCTGCCACCTTCCGGCGCAAGAGACCTGAGAGCATGGGGAGTCTGGAGCCACCAGGCCCCTCAGTCATTGCAGCACCTCCCAGCGGGGGAGGGAGCATCCTGCAGACCCTGGTCCTGCCCTCAAACAAGGAGGAGCGGGAGGGCAGTGGGGCCCGCATGCCCTCGGCCCCATCGCTGGCTTTCGGGGCCCCAGCAGGCCCCCTGTCTCGTCCAGCTGCCACCATGGTCACCAATGTGGTGCGGCCTGTCAGCAGCACTCCTGTGCCCATTGCCTCAAAGCCCTTTCCCACCTCTGGCCGGGCTGAGGCCTCCCCAAATGATGCAGCAGGGGCAAGGACTGAGACGGGCCCAGGGGCCCGGGGAGCTGGGGGCTCTCCGCTGGGCGTCAGCTTAGTGTACTCGGACAAGAAGTCAGCAGCGTCTGCCTCACCAGCCCCACACCTGGTGGCTGGGCCCTTACTGGGCACTGTAGGGAAGGCACCTGCCACCGTCACCAACTTGCTGGTGGGCACCCCAGGCTATGGGCCCTCTGCACCCCCTGCCGTCCAGTTCATTGCCCAGGGAACTCCTGGCAGTGGAGCCACTGCGGGCTCAGGAGCAGGTGCTGGGAGTGGCCCAAATGGGCCAGTGCCTTTGGGCATCCTGCAGCCAGGTGCCCTGGGCAAGGCTGGTGGCATCACCCAGGTGCAGTACATCCTGCCCACGCTGCCCCAGCAGCTTCAGGTGGCACCTGCACCTGCCCCTGGGACCAAGGCAGCGGTTTCCAGCGGCCCTGCACCCACCGCCGGCATCCGTTTCACCCTCCCACCGGGCGCCTCCACCAACGGCAAGGTCCTGGCTGCCACTGCACCCACTCCTGGCATCCCCATCCTGCAGTCTGTGCCCTCCGCCCCACCCTCCAAAG CCCAGTCGGTTTCTCCCGtgcaggccccgcccccgggtGGCTCCGCCCAGCTGCTGCCAGGGAAGGTACTAGTGCCTCTGGCGGCCCCTGGCATGTCGGTGCGGGGTGGAGGGGCCGGCCAGCCACTGCCCCTGGTGAGCCCACCCTTCTCAGTACCAGTGCAGAATGGTGCCCAGCCACCCAGCAAG ATCATCCAGCTGACCCCTGTGCCTGTGAGCACACCCAGCGGCCTGGTGCCGCCCCTCAGCCCAGCCACGCTGCCTGGACCCACCTCTCAGCCCCAGAAGGTCCTGCTGCCTTCCTCCACCAG AATCACCTATGTGCAGTCAGCAGGCGGGCATGCACTGCCCCTGGGCACCAGCCCTACGTCCAGCCAGGCTGGAACGGTCTCCTCATATGGGCCCACAAGCTCGGTAGCCCTTGGCTTCACCTCACTGGGGCCCAGCGGCCCCGCCTTCGTGCAGCCCCTGCTGTCAG CAGGCCAAGCCCCACTGTTGGCTCCTGGCCAGGTGGGCGTGTCACCTGTGCCCAGTCCCCAGCTTCCTCCCACATGTGCAGCCCCTGGAGGTCCCGTCATCACAGCATTTTACCCCGGCAGCCCTGCACCCACCTCCTCAGCACCCCTGGCCCAGCCATCCCAGGCACCCCCAGGCCTGGTCTACACTGTGGCTGCCAGCACCACCTCACCTGCCACCATCCTGCCCAAGGGCCCACCGGCCCCCGCCACTGCCACCGCAGCCCCCACCAGCCCCTTCCCTAGTGCCACAG CAGGCTCCATGACCTACAGCTTAGTGGCTCCCAAGGTCCAGCGGCCACCCCCCAAGGCCCCCCAGAAAGTGAAGGCAGCCATTGCCAGCATTCCCGTGGGCTCCTTTGAGGCAGGTGCCCCTGGGCGGCCTGGCCCTGCACCCCGGCAGCCCCTGGAGCCTGGCCCAGCCTGCGAGCCAACAGCCCCAGAGTCTGAGCTGGAGGGGCAGCCTACAACACCAGCCCCCCCACCAGCCTCGGAAACCTGGACTCCTGCGGCCCAGAGCAGCCCACCACCCCCACCTGCGGAGGAGCGGACGGGCTCTAAGGGCCCTGAGACGGCG GCCAGCAAATTCCCCAGCTCCTCTTCAGACTGGCGCGTCCCTGGGCTGGGCCTGGAGAGCCGGGGGGAgcctcccacccctcccagcccagccccagctgcagccccagcccctggcagcagCAGCGAGGGCGGCAGCGGGAGGGCAGCTGGGGAGCCCCCTGAGCGCAAGGAGGCTGCTGGTACCGGCAAGAAGCTGAAGGTGCGGCCCCCGCCCCTGAAGAAGACCTTTGACTCTGTGGACAA CAGGGTCCTGTCTGAGGTGGACTTCGAGGAGCGCTTTGCTGAGCTGCCTGAATTTCGGCCTGAGGAGGTGCTGCCCTCGCCCACCCTGCAGTCTTTGGCCACCTCGCCCCGGGCCATCCTGGGCTCCTATCGCAAGAAGCGGAAGAACTCCACTG ACCTAGACTCGGCCCCTGAGGACCCCACCTCGCCCAAGCGCAAGATGAGGAGACGCTCCAGCTGCAGCTCGGAGCCCAACACCCCCAAGAGCGCCAAGTGTGAGGGGGACATCTTCACCTTCGACCGGACAG GTACAGAAGCGGAGGATGTGCTTGGGGAGCTGGAATACGAGAAGGTGCCATACTCCTCGCTGCGGCGCACCCTGGACCAGCGCCGGGCCCTAGTCATGCAGCTCTTCCAGGACCACGGCTTCTTCCCTTCAG cccaggccacGGCAGCCTTCCAGGCCCGCTACGCAGACATCTTCCCCTCCAAGGTTTGTCTGCAGCTGAAGATCCGCGAGGTGCGCCAAAAGATCATGCAGGCGGCCACTCCCACGGAGCAGCCACCCGGAGCTGAGGCCCCCCTCCCCGGACCGCCCCCTACTGGCACCGCTGCTGCCCCTGTCCCGACTCCCAGCCCTGCTGGGGGCCCTGACCCCACTTCACCTGGCTCGGACTCTGGCACGGCCCCAGTCGCCCCGTCACTGCCTCCCCCCCCAGAGCTGGGGTCTGGACAGCCTGGCTGGGAGGGggccccccagccctccccaccaCCCGCTGGCCCCTCCACAGCTGCCACAGGCAGGTGA